From Peromyscus maniculatus bairdii isolate BWxNUB_F1_BW_parent chromosome 8, HU_Pman_BW_mat_3.1, whole genome shotgun sequence, a single genomic window includes:
- the Ntn3 gene encoding netrin-3 isoform X1 has product MPTWPWGLLLTAGTLSAALSPGLPVTADPCYDEAGEPRCCTPGLVNAALGREVLASSTCGSPANRVCDSSDPQRAHSADLLTSAPGTASPLCWRSDLLQRAPFNVTLTVPLGKAFELVFVSLRFCSAPPTSVALLKSQDHGRSWVPLGFFSSSCSLDYGRPPAPADGPAGPGPEALCFPAPQAQSDGGGLLAFSVQDGSPPGLDLDNSPVLQDWVTATDIRILLTRPATLGDMRDREVTAPYSYSATELQVGGRCKCNGHASRCLLDSHGHLICDCQHGTEGPDCSRCKPFFCDRPWQRATGQEAHACLACSCNGHARRCRFNMELYRLSGRRSGGVCLNCRHNTAGRHCHYCREGFYRDPGRVLSDRRACRACDCHPVGAAGKTCNQTTGQCPCKDGVTGLTCNRCAPGFQQSRSPVAPCVKTPVPGPTEESSPVEPRDCESHCRPARGNYRISLKKFCRKDYAVQVSVGARGEARGAWTRFPVAVLAVFRSGEERARRGSNALWVPTLDAACGCPRLLPGRRYLLLGGGPGAAAGSTAGRGPGLSAARGSLVLPWRDAWTRRLRRLQRRERRGRCGTA; this is encoded by the exons ATGCCCACCTGGCCCTGGGGGCTGCTGCTGACCGCGGGCACGCTCTCCGCTGCACTGAGCCCAGGGCTGCCGGTCACCGCCGACCCCTGCTATGATGAGGCGGGGGAGCCCCGCTGTTGTACACCAGGCCTAGTGAACGCTGCTCTGGGCCGAGAGGTGCTGGCGTCCAGCACGTGCGGGAGTCCGGCCAATCGCGTCTGCGATTCCTCGGACCCGCAGCGGGCACACTCTGCAGACCTCCTGACCTCTGCTCCGGGCACTGCAAGTCCTCTCTGTTGGCGCTCCGATTTGCTGCAACGGGCACCCTTCAACGTAACCCTCACGGTGCCCCTGGGGAAGGCTTTTGAGCTGGTCTTCGTGAGCCTTCGCTTCTGCTCAGCTCCCCCTACCTCCGTGGCTCTGCTTAAGTCGCAGGACCATGGCCGCAGCTGGGTCCCCCTGGGCTTCTTCTCCTCCAGCTGTAGCCTGGACTACGGCCGTCCGCCCGCTCCTGCTGATGGCCCTGCTGGTCCAGGGCCAGAAGCCCTCTGCTTCCCAGCCCCCCAGGCCCAGTCTGATGGTGGAGGTCTTCTGGCCTTCAGTGTGCAGGATGGCAGCCCACCAGGCCTGGATCTGGACAACAGTCCCGTGCTCCAAGACTGGGTGACTGCCACAGATATTCGCATATTACTCACAAGGCCTGCCACACTGGGGGACATGAGGGACCGGGAAGTCACAGCCCCCTACTCCTACTCAGCCACTGAGCTCCAGGTGGGAGGTCGATGCAAGTGCAATGGGCATGCCTCACGGTGTCTGTTGGATAGCCACGGCCACCTGATCTGCGACTGCCAGCATGGTACAGAGGGCCCCGATTGCAGCCGCTGCAAGCCCTTCTTCTGCGACAGGCCATGGCAGCGGGCTACGGGGCAGGAAGCCCACGCTTGCCTTG CTTGCTCCTGCAATGGCCATGCCCGAAGATGCCGCTTCAACATGGAGCTGTACCGACTGTCCGGCCGCCGCAGTGGGGGGGTGTGCCTCAACTGCCGGCACAATACTGCTGGTCGCCACTGCCACTACTGCCGGGAGGGCTTCTATCGTGACCCAGGCCGTGTCCTGAGTGACCGTCGAGCTTGCAGAG CCTGTGACTGCCATCCAGTTGGTGCTGCTGGCAAAACCTGTAACCAGACCACAGGCCAGTGTCCCTGTAAGGACGGTGTCACTGGCCTCACCTGTAACCGCTGTGCCCCAGGCTTTCAGCAGAGCCGTTCTCCTGTGGCGCCCTGTGTTA AGACCCCTGTCCCTGGACCCACTGAAGAAAGCAGTCCTGTGGAGCCACGGG ACTGTGAGTCACATTGCAGACCTGCGCGTGGCAACTACCGAATCAGCCTGAAGAAGTTCTGCCGGAAGGACTATG CGGTGCAGGTGTCAGTGGGTGCGCGGGGCGAGGCCCGCGGCGCGTGGACACGCTTCCCGGTAGCAGTGCTTGCTGTGTTCCGCAGCGGCGAGGAGCGCGCTCGGCGCGGGAGCAACGCGCTGTGGGTACCAACCCTAGACGCGGCCTGCGGTTGCCCGCGCCTCCTTCCCGGCCGGCGTTACTTGCTGCTGGGGGGCGGGCCCGGGGCTGCAGCTGGAAGCACAGCGGGCCGGGGACCCGGGCTCAGCGCTGCCCGGGGGAGCCTCGTGCTGCCTTGGAGAGACGCCTGGACTCGGCGCCTGCGGAGGCTGCAGAGGCGCGAGCGGCGGGGGCGCTGCGGGACCGCATGA
- the Ntn3 gene encoding netrin-3 isoform X2 encodes MPTWPWGLLLTAGTLSAALSPGLPVTADPCYDEAGEPRCCTPGLVNAALGREVLASSTCGSPANRVCDSSDPQRAHSADLLTSAPGTASPLCWRSDLLQRAPFNVTLTVPLGKAFELVFVSLRFCSAPPTSVALLKSQDHGRSWVPLGFFSSSCSLDYGRPPAPADGPAGPGPEALCFPAPQAQSDGGGLLAFSVQDGSPPGLDLDNSPVLQDWVTATDIRILLTRPATLGDMRDREVTAPYSYSATELQVGGRCKCNGHASRCLLDSHGHLICDCQHGTEGPDCSRCKPFFCDRPWQRATGQEAHACLACSCNGHARRCRFNMELYRLSGRRSGGVCLNCRHNTAGRHCHYCREGFYRDPGRVLSDRRACRACDCHPVGAAGKTCNQTTGQCPCKDGVTGLTCNRCAPGFQQSRSPVAPCVKTPVPGPTEESSPVEPRGEWTPESQTDCESHCRPARGNYRISLKKFCRKDYGRLPRPSPSISPPTPLNTLTLAVLQASSSPGVSH; translated from the exons ATGCCCACCTGGCCCTGGGGGCTGCTGCTGACCGCGGGCACGCTCTCCGCTGCACTGAGCCCAGGGCTGCCGGTCACCGCCGACCCCTGCTATGATGAGGCGGGGGAGCCCCGCTGTTGTACACCAGGCCTAGTGAACGCTGCTCTGGGCCGAGAGGTGCTGGCGTCCAGCACGTGCGGGAGTCCGGCCAATCGCGTCTGCGATTCCTCGGACCCGCAGCGGGCACACTCTGCAGACCTCCTGACCTCTGCTCCGGGCACTGCAAGTCCTCTCTGTTGGCGCTCCGATTTGCTGCAACGGGCACCCTTCAACGTAACCCTCACGGTGCCCCTGGGGAAGGCTTTTGAGCTGGTCTTCGTGAGCCTTCGCTTCTGCTCAGCTCCCCCTACCTCCGTGGCTCTGCTTAAGTCGCAGGACCATGGCCGCAGCTGGGTCCCCCTGGGCTTCTTCTCCTCCAGCTGTAGCCTGGACTACGGCCGTCCGCCCGCTCCTGCTGATGGCCCTGCTGGTCCAGGGCCAGAAGCCCTCTGCTTCCCAGCCCCCCAGGCCCAGTCTGATGGTGGAGGTCTTCTGGCCTTCAGTGTGCAGGATGGCAGCCCACCAGGCCTGGATCTGGACAACAGTCCCGTGCTCCAAGACTGGGTGACTGCCACAGATATTCGCATATTACTCACAAGGCCTGCCACACTGGGGGACATGAGGGACCGGGAAGTCACAGCCCCCTACTCCTACTCAGCCACTGAGCTCCAGGTGGGAGGTCGATGCAAGTGCAATGGGCATGCCTCACGGTGTCTGTTGGATAGCCACGGCCACCTGATCTGCGACTGCCAGCATGGTACAGAGGGCCCCGATTGCAGCCGCTGCAAGCCCTTCTTCTGCGACAGGCCATGGCAGCGGGCTACGGGGCAGGAAGCCCACGCTTGCCTTG CTTGCTCCTGCAATGGCCATGCCCGAAGATGCCGCTTCAACATGGAGCTGTACCGACTGTCCGGCCGCCGCAGTGGGGGGGTGTGCCTCAACTGCCGGCACAATACTGCTGGTCGCCACTGCCACTACTGCCGGGAGGGCTTCTATCGTGACCCAGGCCGTGTCCTGAGTGACCGTCGAGCTTGCAGAG CCTGTGACTGCCATCCAGTTGGTGCTGCTGGCAAAACCTGTAACCAGACCACAGGCCAGTGTCCCTGTAAGGACGGTGTCACTGGCCTCACCTGTAACCGCTGTGCCCCAGGCTTTCAGCAGAGCCGTTCTCCTGTGGCGCCCTGTGTTA AGACCCCTGTCCCTGGACCCACTGAAGAAAGCAGTCCTGTGGAGCCACGGGGTGAGTGGACACCGGAGTCTCAGACTG ACTGTGAGTCACATTGCAGACCTGCGCGTGGCAACTACCGAATCAGCCTGAAGAAGTTCTGCCGGAAGGACTATGGTAGGCTGCCTCGCCCCAGCCCTTCCATCTCACCCCCAACGCCTTTGAATACCTTGACCTTGGCTGTACTTCAAGCCTCATCCTCTCCTGGGGTTTCCCACTga